One segment of Carya illinoinensis cultivar Pawnee chromosome 1, C.illinoinensisPawnee_v1, whole genome shotgun sequence DNA contains the following:
- the LOC122302883 gene encoding adenylate isopentenyltransferase 5, chloroplastic-like produces MMRTSLSVCKQVQPLVNFPGVPVLDMELFRRKNKVVIVMGATGTGKSRLAIDLATRFPAEIINSDKMQVYKGLDIVTNKVTEEECRGVPHHLLGTMDPDSNFTANDFCHHAFLAMESVTGRDRLPIIAGGSNSYIAAMVNQRAEFRMKYECCFLWVDVSLPVLHSFVSERVDRMVEAGLVDEVRKLFDSEADYSLGIRRAIGVPEMDKYLRIEATADKKTRARLLKVAIEKIKENTCLLACRQLQKIHRFQNKWEWNIHRLDATEVFRRRSRLEAEEAWEKLVVRPSDLIVDRFLYDQSRHVSSNIVSHDAAAAVIGSPMPIGAVAAATR; encoded by the coding sequence ATGATGAGAACTTCACTGTCCGTCTGCAAACAAGTTCAGCCCCTCGTGAACTTTCCTGGAGTACCGGTCCTCGATATGGAATTGTTCCGTCGGAAAAACAAGGTTGTGATTGTAATGGGAGCAACTGGCACCGGCAAGTCAAGGCTCGCTATCGACTTGGCCACTCGTTTCCCGGCCGAGATCATAAATTCCGACAAAATGCAAGTTTACAAAGGACTTGACATCGTTACGAATAAAGTCACCGAAGAGGAGTGTCGAGGGGTCCCACACCATTTACTAGGAACTATGGATCCTGACTCCAACTTCACAGCAAACGATTTCTGCCATCATGCTTTTTTGGCCATGGAGTCTGTTACCGGCCGCGACCGGCTCCCGATCATTGCCGGTGGCTCCAATTCTTATATTGCGGCGATGGTAAACCAACGTGCTGAATTTCGAATGAAGTACGAGTGTTGCTTCCTCTGGGTCGACGTATCCTTGCCTGTGCTCCATTCCTTTGTATCAGAGCGAGTCGACCGGATGGTGGAAGCCGGTTTGGTGGACGAGGTGAGGAAATTGTTCGACTCAGAAGCCGATTATTCGCTAGGAATCAGGCGCGCAATCGGTGTGCCTGAAATGGATAAATATTTAAGGATAGAAGCCACTGCCGATAAGAAAACTCGTGCTCGACTTCTTAAGGTAGCCATTGAGAAAATCAAGGAAAATACCTGTCTGTTGGCTTGTCGCCAGCTGCAAAAGATCCATCGTTTCCAGAACAAGTGGGAATGGAATATACATCGGCTCGACGCCACCGAAGTGTTCCGGAGGCGGAGCCGCCTGGAGGCTGAAGAAGCGTGGGAGAAGCTCGTGGTCAGACCGAGCGACCTCATCGTTGACCGATTCCTGTACGACCAAAGTCGTCATGTGTCCAGTAACATCGTATCACACGACGCTGCGGCCGCTGTCATCGGCTCGCCAATGCCGATTGGAGCCGTGGCTGCAGCGACACGCTAA